TTATGAGTCCTACAGTTGATCAAATATACCGAGAGGCGTATCTTCCCTTTCAACATAATAACATTCAAATTGAAGAATGTATTAGAAATAGTATCAATCCTATACGGAATTTTATGGTACATCAAACTTATGAAGCAGATTTAAAAACTTTTTTTATATTATCTAATACTCCTTTTTGTAAAACAAAAAATGTTATTCCTATGAAAATTTTATTATTATCTTTTATTACTAGTGAATTAAAAACTGCTTTTCAAATTGGATTTACTATTTTTATACCATTTTTAATAATTGATTTAATTGTTGCAAGTATATTAATTTCTTTAGGTATGATAATGGTTTCTCCTACAAATATTTCTTTACCTATTAAATTAATATTATTTGTTTTAGTAGATGGTTGGAAATTAATTTTTTCTTCTTTAATAAAAAGTTTTCATTGATTTAGAATGATTATGATAGCATTTTTAATGTAATTTAGTTAGTGAGAGTATATGGAAATTAATATTGTAAAAATATTATTTTATGAATCTTTAAAAGTGTTATTAATTCTTTCTTTTCCAATACTATTTTCCATTTTATTTGTAGGGGTTATTATTAGTGTTTTTCAAGCAGCAACACAAATTCATGAACAAACTTTAGCATTTATTCCTAAAATTATTATATTATTTATAATATTATTATTTTTTGGTTCCTGGATGTTGAATGTTATGTTATGTTATATGCAATATATGTTTAAGAGTATTATATTTACGATTTTTTATTTTGTATAATATTATGTTGCAATCATTGTATATGTTATTTTTTATTAAATTTTTTTTTATTTTTTTAAGGATTTTTTCTACACTATTGATTATTCCTATACCAGGATATATTATAAATAAAAAAAAAACAAAATTTTTTTTTTCTATTGTAATAAGTTTTTTAATTATATCTTGGATACATTTTCGGTATCATCAGGTACTTTATTTAGATTGTATTATTATTTTGATAAAACAAATTATTATTGGATGTATTATTGGTCTTTCTATTCAGCTAGTATTTTCTTTTATTTTTATTACTAGTGAAATTATAGGTATGCAAACAGGATTAACATTTCTAACTTCTTTACATTGTAATGATTTTCCAAAGATTTCCACTGTATCAGTTTTTTTAAATATTTTTTTATTTTTAATTTTTTTATCTTGTGATGGATATTTATATATTATTATTTTTTTTTTTCAAAGTTTTGTTTTTTTTCCAATAGATAATATTCGATTAAATTTTTATTTTGTTTTTTTATGTATTCAAATAGTACAAATAGTATTTACATATGGTGTTTGTTTCACATTTCCTATAATAGTAATTTTTTTTATTTTAAATATTATCATTGGAATATTAAAGAGGTTTTTTTCTCCAATAACAGGATTTTCAGTGAGTTTTGTAGTAAATTTATTATCAATCTTTACTTTTTTTATTATTTTTTATGATATATTTATATATTATATTCGTTGTACATTAAATTCTTTATTTTTAAAAATTCTTTTTAAACATTTAATATACTATATATTTTTATATTAACAAATTGGAATATCATAATATATTTGAAATATATAAAAATAAATATAGTATATTACTAATATTATAGAAGCGATATTTATTTAATTTTTTTTTCGTTATATAATACATGTTTTCTTATTATTGGATCGTATTTTCTAAGTTGTATTTTCTTTTGGTTGGAACGTTTATTTTTAGTTGTTGTATAATAATGTTTGGATCCAGATGAAGATATTAATTTTATGATTTCTCTTTTATTTTTAGCCATTGTTAACCTAAAATGTTTTATTTAATAAAATATTCGATTCCCTTTTTGTCAATAATACGCATTGCTTTTGTAGAAATTTTCAATTGAAGAAATTTTTTATATTTTGGTATCCAAAATTTATGATTTTGTAAATTTGGAAAAAACTTTTTTTTAGTTGCATTCATTGCATGTGACCTATTATTACCAAACATAGGTTTTTTGTTAGTAATATAACATATTTTAGACATAATACCTCTGAATTATTTATTTTCGATATTCTCGATGTAATTAATACAATAAATTTTGATATTTTAATTATAGTATAGTGATTTTTAATATTTCTTATTTTCATTATATCTTTGAATGGTTTTTTGTATTTCTATTTTTGCAGAATTGACATCCTCAAATCCAATAATTTTTACCCATTTATTTTTTTCTAAATCTTTATAATGTTGGAAAAAATGTATTATTTTTTTTTTTGTTATATTCGTAAGGTCTGTAATATTTTTAAAATCATGGTAATCTTGACAAATATTATCATGTGGAACAGCAATAATTTTAGCATCTAAGCCTGATTCATCGATCATTTTTAATATTCCGATGGGTTTGCACTGAATAACAGAATTATATTGTAATGCATATGGAATCGGAATTAATACATCTAATGGATCTCCATCTTCAGACAATGTATTATTAATATATCCATAATTACATGGATACAGCATAGCAGTTGGTATAAACCGATCGACAAATAGTATTTGTGTTTTTTTATCTATTTCGTATTTAATAGGATATGAATGATATGGAATTTCAATCACTACATATATGTCGTGTGGAATATTTTTTCCTGATAATAAGTTTTTTAAATTCATAATTATTTATTTTTTTGTATTATTTGTATTTATAAAGATTATTATAATAAAAATTTGATTATATATTTTATGCAATTTTACTATAATATATTAATTTTTATAAAGGATTTTGAATGATTCATCATATAAAATACGTTGAAGAAATACAATGTAATTTTCAAAACCTAATATTAGAAACATTAAAATTATTGAAAAATAAAGTACATTTATCTTCAGTTTCTATTATAAAAACTGTAGGAATAAATATTAATTCTAGAAATTTTAAATTAGAAAATGTAGAATTTAATGATGATAATATGATAATCATTACTGGATACCATAATTTTAAAAAAGCTATCGTACATTCTACAAATTTAAGTATCAAAAACATTCAAAATATGATTCTTTTTTTATCACATATTTTACAATATACATCTTCAGATATTTATGCTACATTACCAAAACCAGAATTATTATCTTTTAAAAAAATTCATATTGATTTATTTTATCCGTATAAATTTACTATTGAAAAGATTATGGAAGAAGCGAATATAGTGGAATCATATGCATTACAAGATTCTAATAATGTAATTAGTACTGAAAATATTAATATTAGTAGCCATAGTAATTATTATGCTTTTGGAAATAGTTATGGAATGTTAGGAAGTTATCAAACTACTATAAATAAAATGTATAGTTTTTTAATTGCTAAAACTCATTCTAATATTATGCAACAAGATTTTTCTTACACGGTTGCTCGTAAAAAATCTGATTTGTATTCTCCTAAAGATGTTGGTAGAGAGAGCTCCAAAAAAGTACAAGAACGTCTATTAGCTAAAAAAATAAGTACAATTAATTGTCCAATTATTATTTCTGCAAGTATTTCAGATGAATTTTTTTCTCATTTTATTGCTGCAATTTATGGAACCAATGTATATAAAAAATCTACAATATTATTACATTCTTTACATAAGAAAATTTTCCCTAAATGGTTAAATATTATAGAAGAACCCCATATCCATAAAGGAATTTTATCTAAACCATTTGATTTAGAAGGAGTACAAACAAAATCTCGATTTATAGTACAAAATGGTGTTTTATGTACTTGGTTGTTAGATAGTTATTCTGGTAATAAATTAGGTTTTTCTAGTACTGGTCATTGTGGTGGAATACACAATTGGTGTATTTCTAATAGCACTAATATCCATTTTAAAGATTTATTAAAAAATATGGGAACTGGACTTTTAGTAACAGAATTTATGGGACAAGGTGTTAATATTGTTACTGGAAGCTATTCTAGAGGTATTTTTGGTTTTTGGGTGCAAAATGGGGAAATTCAACATCCAGTACATGAAGTTACTATTGCAGGAAATTTAAAAGATATGTGGAGAAGTATTATTTACATTAGTAATGATATAGAATATAGGACAGGGATTAATTGTGGATCTATTCTTTTAGACCATATGCAGATTTCAGGAATATAATATTTCTGTAGATGAATAATAGTTGACCTATAAGCCGGGTTCTGTATTTGACAGTCATTTATCTAGATCAATAATCACTTATTGATTCAAGCGGTTTACCCAGATTGTAATACGAGCAATATTATAAATCTTGTTTAACCTTGCTCCGAGTGGAGTTTACATTGCTATATTTATTACTAAATATACGGTGTGCTCTTAACACGCCTTTTCACCCTTACTATCTATATACAAATATATAAATTAGCGGTATTTTTTCTGTTGTACTAGTCGTCAAATAAAATATTGCCCAGATGTTATCTGGCACTCTTGCTCTATGGAGCCCGGACTTTCCTCTATTTAATTTAATATTAAATTATTTAGCGACTGTCTGGTCAACTATTCTATTTATTATATATTTTTTATTATTTTTTGTCATGTAAAATATTTTGTGTGTAGTATTTATATAACAAATTTTTACTAATATTATGGATTTTTGCAGTGCATACAATAGCTTGCTTTATTGATAATTTTTTTTGTAATATTAATAATGTATTTTGAATATTTAAAGAAATATTTTCTTTTTTTTTTTTTATTCCTTTAATAATAATAATGATTTCCCCCTTCATTCTTTTAAGATCTTCTTTTAGCCATAATAATATATCAGAAGATTTTCCATATTTAATTGTTTCCCATTTTTTTGTTATTTCCTTAGCAAAAACAATAGTTCTATTTGCTCCTAAAATATGTACTATGTTTTGCATACTTTTTAAAATTCTATGACAAGATTCATAGAATATTATTGTTTTTGTATTTTCTTTAATTTCTTTTAATGTTTTAATATGTATTATATTTTTTTTAGGAAAAAATCCTTTATAATAAAATTGATCACTTGGTATTCCAGATGCGCTTAAAGCAGTAATGAATGCACATGGACCTGGTATTGGTACAACGGTAATATTTTTTTGGTGACATTTTTTAATTAATTGGTATCCTGGATCATTAATGGTAGGTGTTCCAGCATTGGATACTAATGCAATAGAAATAGTATTTAATAAAGAAATTATTTTTTGAGTTTTTAGATTTTCATTATACTGATGTAAAGAGGTTGTTGGAGTATTAATATTAAATTTTTTTAATAAATATTTTGTATGTCTAGTATCTTCTGCTGCTATTAATTGTACTGTGTTTAAAATTTCAACAGCTCTATAGGTAATGTCTTGTAAATTTCCAATAGGAGTTGCAACAACATATAATATTCCGGTATTTTTAATTTTCATATTTTAAAAATATTTTATTGTATAATTAATGTTAGTAAAACAAATCTTTATTATCATTATAATATTTATAATTTTATTATTTTTAGGGTATCTAATTTGATAAAACGTGTTGTAATTACAGGTTTTGGTATTATATCAAGTATTGGTAATAATAAAACGGAAGTTTTACATTCTTTAAAATCATTAAAATCAGGTATTGTGTTTTCTAAAAATATGCAATCTTTTGGTTTAAAAAGTAATGTTTGTGGTGATATTTGTTTAAAAAAAGAAGAATTAATTGATCGTTATTTTGTAAAATTTATGAATAAAGCTACATTATATGCTTATTTATCTATGGAGCAAGCTATTCAAGATTCTGGTTTAATAAAGGAAATATATCAAAAAAACTATAAAGTAGGTATTATCAATGGAGTAGGTTGTAATTTTTTTGCAAACAATGCAAAATATTTTTCTAAAAAAAAGAAATTATCTCCTTATTTTGTAATACAGTCTATGTTTTCTAACATTTCTGCTTTTTTATCAACATTGTATAATATTTATGGAATTAGTTACTCTATGAGTTCTGCTTGTGCAACATCGTCAAATTGTATTATTAATGCTGTTGATCTCATTAAAAGTAATAAACAAGATATTATTTTTGCAGGAGGTACAGAAGAATTAAGTTGTGAGTTATCATATGAATTTGATAAAATAAAAATATTATCAAGAAAATATAATGAATTTCCTAAAAAATCTTCTCGACCGTATGATATGGATAGAGATGGTTTTGTGATTTCTGGTGGCTCTGGTATATTAGTACTTGAAGATTTAAATCATGCAATATCTAGAAAAGCAAAGATTTATGCTGAAATTATTGGTTATGGTATTTGCTCGGATGGATTTCATATGACTAAACCTTCTGGATCTGGATTAGTATATTCTATGAAAGAAGCAATTAATAATTTGGATAAATCTAAAATTGATTATATTAACACACATGGAACATCTACAAAATTGGGAGATATTATAGAATTAATATCTATTCAACGGATATTTAAGCATTCGATTCCATACTTTTCTTCTACAAAATCTCTTACAGGACATGCCTTAGGAGCTTCTGGAGTACAAGAAATTATTTATATTTTATTAATGATGTATAATAATTTCATATTTCCAAATATTAATATTGATCATTTAGATAAAAAAATTAAAAAAATGAATATTTTATTTAATAAACAACCCTGTTCAATAAATATTGCAATGTCTAATAATTGTGGATTTGGAGGTGTGAATACTTCTATTATATTACAAAAAATTTTTTAATAGTATATTATATTATACATTACAATATTAAATATTCTATAGGTATATTTATAATATAATAAATGTATTATTTTTAATGAAAAATAATTTTAGGGATAATAATGAACCAATTATTACAGTTAAAAAAATTTACAAAAATTGTTGCAGATAGTGGAAATATTAATGAAATTAATTTATATTGTCCAGAAGATGCAACAACAAATCCTTCTTTGATTTTACAAACTATTAATATTCCAGAATATAAAAATTTACTTGATGATGCTGTTATATTTGGAAAAAAAAGTAGTAATATTCTTGCAGAACAAATTATACATGCTAGTGATAAAATTTTAGTGAATATAGGCATAGCAATATTAAAAAATATACCTGGAAAAGTCTCTAGTGAAATAGATGCAAGACTATCTTTTAATAAAGAAGCGTGTATTTTAAAAGCAAAAAAAATTATTAATATATATGAAGTTGCTGGTATTCATCGTTCTAGAGTACTTATCAAATTAGCAGCAACATGGGAAGCTATTCAAGCAGCAAAAGAATTAGAAAAAGAAAATATTCATTGTAATTTAACTTTGTTATTTTCTTTTGCGCAAGCTAGAGCATGTGCTGAGGCTAATGTATTTTTAATTTCTCCTTTCGTTGGTAGAATTTATGACTGGTATGTTCAACATCAATTAATTCATAAGGATGATTTTCATAAAGATCCAGGTGTATTGTCTGTAAAAAAAATATATACATATTATAAAAAATATGGATACAATACTATTATAATGGGAGCTAGTTTTCGAAATATTCAACAAATTCTACTTTTGTCTGGATGTGATGCATTAACCATTTCACCAAATTTATTAAAAAAATTACAAAATACCTCTGGTTGTGTTGTAAGGAATTTAATACCTTCAAAGAATATTCTAACTCGACCTGGTATATTACATGAATCAGAATTTCGATGGGAACATAATCAAGATCAAATGGCTGTAGAAAAATTATCAGATGGTATACGTCAATTTAGTACAGATCAAGAAAAACTTGAAAAATTACTATATTCTATTTTTTAAAATGATTTTAATTTTATTTATTATTAGGAAGACATATGTGTTCGAGACAAGAATTAGCTAATGCAATTCGAGTATTAAGTATTGATGCAATTCAGAAAGCTAATTCCGGGCATCCGGGAGCACCAATGGGTATGGCTGATATTGCTGAGGTATTATGGAGAAGCTTTTTAAATCATAATCCTAATAATCCATATTGGGATAATCGTGATCGTTTTATATTATCTAATGGTCATGCTTCAATGCTATTGTACAGCATTTTACATTTAACAGGATACGATATTTCAATAGATGATTTAAAAAATTTTAGAACATTACATTCTAAAACTCCAGGACATCCAGAAGTCGGTTGTACTCCAGGCGTTGAAATTACAACAGGTCCATTAGGACAAGGATTAGCTTCTGGTATTGGAATGGCTATTGCTGAAAAAATACTTGCATCATATTTTAATCGAATTCACTATAATATCATTGATCATTATACTTGGGTATTTGTAGGAGATGGTTGTTTAATGGAGGGTATTTCACATGAAGTATGTTCCTTAGCTGGTACTTTACAATTAAATAAATTAATTGTACTATACGATAGTAATAAAATTTCTATTGACGGTGCTGTAAAAAATTGGTTTAGTGATGATACTATTAAAAGATTTCAAGCATATAATTGGAATGTTATTAGTGATGTAGATGGACATAATGCAGAATCTATTTTTCAGGCTATTAATAGTGCTAAAAAAAGTGGTAGTAAACCTTCTATAATTTTTTTTAATACCACAATTGGTTTTGGTTCTCCAAACAAATCTGGAACAGCAGAAGTACATGGTGCTCCTTTAGGAGAACAAGAAATCAATAATACAAAAAAACAATTACATTGGAAACATCCACCATTTTATATCCCGGATGAAATTTATAATAATTGGGATGCCAGAGATACTGGTGAAAATATTGAAAGAAAATGGAATAGTTTATTTGCTAAATATAAATTAGAGTACCCAGAATTATCTGATGAATATACAAGAAGAATGTCTGGTTTATTACCAATTGATTGGTCTGATCAAATATTTAACTTTATTATTCAAAGTAATGAAAATGTTAAAAATATTGCAACTCGTCAATCTTCACAATATGTATTAGAGTTTTTTGGAAAAATTTTACCAGAACTATTAGGAGGATCTGCAGATTTAGCTCCAAGTAATTTAACAATGTGGTCAGGTTCTAATCCAATTCATAAATATAATTCAGGAAATTATATTCATTATGGTGTACGTGAATTTGGAATGACTGCTATTGCTAATGGTATATCTCAACACGGTGGTTTTATTCCTTATATAGCAACATTTTTAATTTTTTCAGATTATTCTAAAAATGCTATTCGTATGTCTGCATTAATGAAAACTAGAAATATTATGTTATATACACATGATTCTATTGGATTAGGAGAAGACGGTCCAACACATCAACCAGTAGAACAATTATCGAATTTACGATCTATTCCTTATATGAGTGTTTGGAGACCCAGTGATACTATTGAGACTATTGTTGCTTGGAAATTTGCTATAGAAAGATATCAAGGACCTACTGCCTTAATATTATCAAGACAAAATATAGAACAATTTAAAAGAAGTAGAAAACAAATTGATGATATTGAAAAAGGTGGGTATATATTAAAAGAGTTTGGAAAATTGATTAGTATTATTATTATTGCTACTGGTTCAGAGGTTCCATTAGCTATTTCAGTTGCGCAATCAATTCACCAATTAGGATATGGTATTAGAGTTGTTTCAATGCCTTCTATTGATGTTTTTGAAGCTCAAGATTTTTCATATCAGGAGTCTGTTTTTCCTCGCGATATTATAAATCGTGTTGTTATTGAAGCAGGAAAATCTGATTCTTGGTATAAATATGTTGGCTTGCAAGGAATAGTTATTGGTATGGATACTTTTGGTGATTCTGCTTCTGCATCACAATTATTTAAAAAGTTTGGTTTTACAAAAGAAAAAATAGTCTATAGGATAAAAAAATTATTAAAAAAAAATATTATTAATAAAGAATAAATAATATTTTTATATAAAATTTCATTGAGTGTAAAAATATGAATTGTCCAGTAATTAGTTTAGCACAACAGTTGATTTCTATACCTTCTATTAGTCCTACTGACGGTGGATGTCAAAAAATTATTGCTGATCGATTATCGTATATTGGTTTTAAAGTCATACCTTTAAAACGAAATAATACTAGTAATCTATTAGCTTATAAAGGAAATGGAAAAACATTGTCTTTTGCTGGACATACAGATGTTGTACCTGTTGGAGATGAAAAAAATTGGAAGCATCCTCCGTTTATACCCATCATCCAAGATGGGTATTTATTTGGTAGGGGTGCAGTAGATATGAAAGGATCATTAGCAGCTATGATTATTGCTGCTGAAAATTTTATTTATGCCCATCCTAATCATTTAGGAAGATTGTCTTTTTTAATTACTTCTGATGAAGAATCGAGTGCAGAGGATGGAACAATACGAATTATAGAATATTTACAATCTATGAAACAGAATATTGATTATTGTATTGTAGGAGAACCTACTAGTAATAAAGTTGTTGGTGATATTATTAAGATTGGTCGTAGAGGTTCTTTAAATGTTCATTTAGTAGTTTATGGTGTACAAGGACACATAGCATATCCAGAATTTTCAAAAAATCCAATACATTTAATTCTATCTTTTTTGAAACAAATAACAAATATGCAGTGGAGTACAGGAAATAAATATTTTGTACCTACTAGTTTACAAATTTCAAATATATTTTCTGGTATAGGTAGTGAAAATGTTACTCCAAAAGAATTAATGTTAAGGTTTAATTTTAGATTTGGAACAGATATTACAGTTGCAGAAATAAAAGAGAAAGTGATTTCTTTATTGGCAAAATGT
The sequence above is drawn from the Buchnera aphidicola (Myzocallis carpini) genome and encodes:
- the fliP gene encoding flagellar type III secretion system pore protein FliP (The bacterial flagellar biogenesis protein FliP forms a type III secretion system (T3SS)-type pore required for flagellar assembly.) — protein: MFIFTIIPLLLILLFYSPIIYALEFSDINFHILYNSVQLLPASMKIFFFFALFSIIMTLILMTTGFIRIIIVLNLLRNALGISYAPPNQILLGISFLLTFFVMSPTVDQIYREAYLPFQHNNIQIEECIRNSINPIRNFMVHQTYEADLKTFFILSNTPFCKTKNVIPMKILLLSFITSELKTAFQIGFTIFIPFLIIDLIVASILISLGMIMVSPTNISLPIKLILFVLVDGWKLIFSSLIKSFH
- a CDS encoding flagellar biosynthetic protein FliQ, coding for MEINIVKILFYESLKVLLILSFPILFSILFVGVIISVFQAATQIHEQTLAFIPKIIILFIILLFFGSWMLNVMLCYMQYMFKSIIFTIFYFV
- a CDS encoding flagellar biosynthetic protein FliR, which gives rise to MLFFIKFFFIFLRIFSTLLIIPIPGYIINKKKTKFFFSIVISFLIISWIHFRYHQVLYLDCIIILIKQIIIGCIIGLSIQLVFSFIFITSEIIGMQTGLTFLTSLHCNDFPKISTVSVFLNIFLFLIFLSCDGYLYIIIFFFQSFVFFPIDNIRLNFYFVFLCIQIVQIVFTYGVCFTFPIIVIFFILNIIIGILKRFFSPITGFSVSFVVNLLSIFTFFIIFYDIFIYYIRCTLNSLFLKILFKHLIYYIFLY
- the rpmG gene encoding 50S ribosomal protein L33; the protein is MAKNKREIIKLISSSGSKHYYTTTKNKRSNQKKIQLRKYDPIIRKHVLYNEKKIK
- the rpmB gene encoding 50S ribosomal protein L28, whose translation is MSKICYITNKKPMFGNNRSHAMNATKKKFFPNLQNHKFWIPKYKKFLQLKISTKAMRIIDKKGIEYFIK
- the ppa gene encoding inorganic diphosphatase, which codes for MNLKNLLSGKNIPHDIYVVIEIPYHSYPIKYEIDKKTQILFVDRFIPTAMLYPCNYGYINNTLSEDGDPLDVLIPIPYALQYNSVIQCKPIGILKMIDESGLDAKIIAVPHDNICQDYHDFKNITDLTNITKKKIIHFFQHYKDLEKNKWVKIIGFEDVNSAKIEIQKTIQRYNENKKY
- the pmbA gene encoding metalloprotease PmbA codes for the protein MIHHIKYVEEIQCNFQNLILETLKLLKNKVHLSSVSIIKTVGININSRNFKLENVEFNDDNMIIITGYHNFKKAIVHSTNLSIKNIQNMILFLSHILQYTSSDIYATLPKPELLSFKKIHIDLFYPYKFTIEKIMEEANIVESYALQDSNNVISTENINISSHSNYYAFGNSYGMLGSYQTTINKMYSFLIAKTHSNIMQQDFSYTVARKKSDLYSPKDVGRESSKKVQERLLAKKISTINCPIIISASISDEFFSHFIAAIYGTNVYKKSTILLHSLHKKIFPKWLNIIEEPHIHKGILSKPFDLEGVQTKSRFIVQNGVLCTWLLDSYSGNKLGFSSTGHCGGIHNWCISNSTNIHFKDLLKNMGTGLLVTEFMGQGVNIVTGSYSRGIFGFWVQNGEIQHPVHEVTIAGNLKDMWRSIIYISNDIEYRTGINCGSILLDHMQISGI
- the rsmI gene encoding 16S rRNA (cytidine(1402)-2'-O)-methyltransferase; amino-acid sequence: MKIKNTGILYVVATPIGNLQDITYRAVEILNTVQLIAAEDTRHTKYLLKKFNINTPTTSLHQYNENLKTQKIISLLNTISIALVSNAGTPTINDPGYQLIKKCHQKNITVVPIPGPCAFITALSASGIPSDQFYYKGFFPKKNIIHIKTLKEIKENTKTIIFYESCHRILKSMQNIVHILGANRTIVFAKEITKKWETIKYGKSSDILLWLKEDLKRMKGEIIIIIKGIKKKKENISLNIQNTLLILQKKLSIKQAIVCTAKIHNISKNLLYKYYTQNILHDKK
- a CDS encoding beta-ketoacyl synthase N-terminal-like domain-containing protein produces the protein MKRVVITGFGIISSIGNNKTEVLHSLKSLKSGIVFSKNMQSFGLKSNVCGDICLKKEELIDRYFVKFMNKATLYAYLSMEQAIQDSGLIKEIYQKNYKVGIINGVGCNFFANNAKYFSKKKKLSPYFVIQSMFSNISAFLSTLYNIYGISYSMSSACATSSNCIINAVDLIKSNKQDIIFAGGTEELSCELSYEFDKIKILSRKYNEFPKKSSRPYDMDRDGFVISGGSGILVLEDLNHAISRKAKIYAEIIGYGICSDGFHMTKPSGSGLVYSMKEAINNLDKSKIDYINTHGTSTKLGDIIELISIQRIFKHSIPYFSSTKSLTGHALGASGVQEIIYILLMMYNNFIFPNINIDHLDKKIKKMNILFNKQPCSINIAMSNNCGFGGVNTSIILQKIF
- the tal gene encoding transaldolase, which translates into the protein MNQLLQLKKFTKIVADSGNINEINLYCPEDATTNPSLILQTINIPEYKNLLDDAVIFGKKSSNILAEQIIHASDKILVNIGIAILKNIPGKVSSEIDARLSFNKEACILKAKKIINIYEVAGIHRSRVLIKLAATWEAIQAAKELEKENIHCNLTLLFSFAQARACAEANVFLISPFVGRIYDWYVQHQLIHKDDFHKDPGVLSVKKIYTYYKKYGYNTIIMGASFRNIQQILLLSGCDALTISPNLLKKLQNTSGCVVRNLIPSKNILTRPGILHESEFRWEHNQDQMAVEKLSDGIRQFSTDQEKLEKLLYSIF
- the tkt gene encoding transketolase, which codes for MCSRQELANAIRVLSIDAIQKANSGHPGAPMGMADIAEVLWRSFLNHNPNNPYWDNRDRFILSNGHASMLLYSILHLTGYDISIDDLKNFRTLHSKTPGHPEVGCTPGVEITTGPLGQGLASGIGMAIAEKILASYFNRIHYNIIDHYTWVFVGDGCLMEGISHEVCSLAGTLQLNKLIVLYDSNKISIDGAVKNWFSDDTIKRFQAYNWNVISDVDGHNAESIFQAINSAKKSGSKPSIIFFNTTIGFGSPNKSGTAEVHGAPLGEQEINNTKKQLHWKHPPFYIPDEIYNNWDARDTGENIERKWNSLFAKYKLEYPELSDEYTRRMSGLLPIDWSDQIFNFIIQSNENVKNIATRQSSQYVLEFFGKILPELLGGSADLAPSNLTMWSGSNPIHKYNSGNYIHYGVREFGMTAIANGISQHGGFIPYIATFLIFSDYSKNAIRMSALMKTRNIMLYTHDSIGLGEDGPTHQPVEQLSNLRSIPYMSVWRPSDTIETIVAWKFAIERYQGPTALILSRQNIEQFKRSRKQIDDIEKGGYILKEFGKLISIIIIATGSEVPLAISVAQSIHQLGYGIRVVSMPSIDVFEAQDFSYQESVFPRDIINRVVIEAGKSDSWYKYVGLQGIVIGMDTFGDSASASQLFKKFGFTKEKIVYRIKKLLKKNIINKE
- the dapE gene encoding succinyl-diaminopimelate desuccinylase, with the protein product MNCPVISLAQQLISIPSISPTDGGCQKIIADRLSYIGFKVIPLKRNNTSNLLAYKGNGKTLSFAGHTDVVPVGDEKNWKHPPFIPIIQDGYLFGRGAVDMKGSLAAMIIAAENFIYAHPNHLGRLSFLITSDEESSAEDGTIRIIEYLQSMKQNIDYCIVGEPTSNKVVGDIIKIGRRGSLNVHLVVYGVQGHIAYPEFSKNPIHLILSFLKQITNMQWSTGNKYFVPTSLQISNIFSGIGSENVTPKELMLRFNFRFGTDITVAEIKEKVISLLAKCGLEYSITWKLSGEPFVTHSKKLIDIAVHSIYQYNHLKPILSTSGGTSDGRFIKNIASEIIELGPVNNMIHKVNECVKITDLQILSLMYQSIMEKILI